In one window of Streptomyces sp. NBC_01224 DNA:
- a CDS encoding polyprenyl synthetase family protein: MSSTTGTRGESVTPANPAFDTVADTTDVTALLERGRALSAPVLRAAVDRLAPPMDTVAAYHFGWIDAQGRPSDGDGGKAVRPALALLSAEAAGAAAEAGIPGAVAVELVHNFSLLHDDLMDGDEQRRHRDTVWKVHGPAQAILVGDALFALANEILLELGTVEAGRAARRLTVATRKLIDGQAQDISYEHRERVTVEECLEMEGNKTGALLACACSIGAVLGGADDRTADTLEAYGYHLGLAFQAVDDLLGIWGDPESTGKQTWSDLRQRKKSLPVVAALAAGGPASERLGELLAADAKSSDFDSFSEEEFAARAALIEEAGGREWTAQEARRQHAVAIEALHRVDMPQTVRAQLTALADFVVVRKR, encoded by the coding sequence ATGAGCAGTACCACCGGAACAAGAGGAGAGTCAGTGACCCCGGCGAATCCGGCTTTCGACACCGTGGCCGACACCACGGACGTCACCGCGCTTCTGGAGCGTGGACGGGCCCTTTCCGCGCCGGTGCTCCGGGCCGCCGTTGACCGGCTCGCACCACCCATGGACACCGTCGCCGCCTACCATTTCGGCTGGATCGACGCCCAGGGACGGCCCTCCGACGGCGACGGCGGCAAGGCCGTGCGCCCGGCGCTCGCCCTGCTGTCCGCGGAGGCGGCCGGCGCCGCCGCCGAGGCCGGCATCCCCGGCGCCGTAGCCGTCGAACTCGTGCACAACTTCTCGCTGCTGCACGACGACCTGATGGACGGCGACGAACAGCGCCGCCACCGCGACACCGTCTGGAAGGTGCACGGCCCCGCCCAGGCGATCCTGGTCGGCGACGCGCTCTTCGCGCTCGCCAACGAGATCCTGCTGGAGCTCGGCACCGTCGAGGCGGGCCGCGCGGCCCGCCGGCTGACCGTCGCCACCCGCAAGCTCATCGACGGGCAGGCCCAGGACATCTCCTACGAGCACCGCGAGCGGGTCACCGTCGAGGAGTGCCTGGAGATGGAGGGCAACAAGACCGGTGCCCTGCTCGCCTGTGCCTGCTCCATCGGCGCGGTCCTCGGCGGCGCCGACGACCGGACCGCCGACACCCTGGAGGCATACGGCTACCACCTCGGCCTCGCCTTCCAGGCCGTCGACGATCTGCTCGGCATCTGGGGCGACCCCGAGTCCACCGGCAAGCAGACCTGGAGCGATCTGCGCCAGCGCAAGAAGTCCCTGCCGGTCGTCGCCGCGCTCGCAGCGGGCGGACCGGCCTCGGAGCGCCTCGGTGAACTGCTCGCCGCCGACGCCAAGAGCAGTGATTTCGACAGCTTCTCCGAAGAGGAGTTCGCCGCCCGTGCGGCGCTCATCGAAGAGGCGGGCGGCCGCGAATGGACCGCCCAGGAGGCTCGTCGACAGCATGCGGTCGCCATTGAGGCACTGCACCGGGTCGACATGCCGCAAACCGTGCGGGCGCAGCTCACAGCGCTCGCGGACTTCGTCGTCGTACGAAAGAGATGA
- the hpnE gene encoding hydroxysqualene dehydroxylase HpnE has protein sequence MTDDAPGSSRAVVIGGGLAGITAALRLADAGLDVTLLEGRPRLGGLAFSFRRGELTVDNGQHVYLRCCTAYRWFLDRVDGTRLAPLQNRLDVPVLDVGRPSGPRLGRLRRNALPVPLHLAAGLAGYPHLSLTERASVGRAALALGRLDPDDPALDAVDFGSWLARHGQSPRTIEALWDLVGVATLNATAPNSSLALAAKVFKTGLLSEPGAADIGWASVPLGEVHDTLARKALDSAGVRTELRTKASSITRTEDGCWIVDTGSERIEADAVVLAVPQRETHELLPEGALDEPERLLDIGTSPILNVHVVYDRKVLRRPFFAALGSPVQWVFDRTQASGLTGPGQYLAVSQSAADEEIDLPVAELRKRYLPELERLLPAARGAGIRDFFVTRERTATFAPAPGVGRLRPGARTRTPGLSLAGAWTATGWPATMEGAVRSGFSATDAALRTLGRTHEHPLQEAA, from the coding sequence ATGACGGACGACGCCCCGGGTTCCTCCCGCGCGGTCGTGATCGGCGGCGGACTCGCCGGCATCACCGCGGCCCTGCGTCTCGCCGACGCCGGGCTTGACGTGACCCTTCTCGAAGGGCGGCCCAGGCTCGGCGGACTCGCCTTCTCCTTCCGGCGCGGTGAACTGACGGTCGACAACGGACAGCATGTCTATCTGCGCTGCTGCACCGCCTACCGCTGGTTCCTCGACCGCGTCGACGGGACGCGGCTGGCACCACTGCAAAACCGTTTGGACGTGCCTGTTCTCGATGTCGGGCGCCCCTCCGGCCCCCGGCTGGGACGGCTCCGCCGCAACGCACTGCCGGTGCCGCTCCACCTGGCCGCCGGACTCGCCGGCTATCCGCATCTCTCGCTCACCGAGCGGGCGAGCGTCGGACGCGCCGCACTCGCGCTGGGCCGACTGGACCCGGACGACCCCGCGCTCGACGCCGTCGACTTCGGCAGCTGGCTCGCCCGCCACGGGCAGTCGCCGCGCACCATCGAGGCCCTCTGGGACCTGGTGGGCGTCGCCACACTCAACGCCACCGCGCCGAACTCCTCGCTGGCCCTTGCCGCGAAGGTCTTCAAGACCGGACTCCTCTCCGAACCCGGCGCCGCAGACATCGGATGGGCGAGCGTGCCGCTCGGCGAGGTGCACGACACACTGGCCCGCAAGGCCCTCGACTCCGCCGGAGTACGCACCGAGCTGCGTACGAAGGCATCCTCCATCACCCGTACAGAGGACGGCTGTTGGATCGTCGACACCGGCAGTGAACGGATCGAGGCGGACGCCGTCGTCCTCGCCGTCCCGCAGCGCGAGACCCACGAGCTGCTGCCCGAGGGCGCACTCGACGAGCCGGAGCGGCTGCTCGACATCGGCACATCGCCGATCCTCAATGTGCACGTGGTCTACGACCGCAAGGTGCTGCGCCGCCCGTTCTTCGCTGCGCTCGGCTCCCCGGTCCAGTGGGTCTTCGACCGCACTCAGGCCTCGGGTCTTACCGGCCCCGGACAGTACCTCGCCGTGTCCCAGTCCGCCGCGGACGAGGAGATCGACCTCCCCGTTGCCGAGCTGCGAAAGCGCTACCTGCCCGAGCTGGAGCGGCTCCTTCCGGCCGCCCGCGGGGCCGGAATCAGGGATTTCTTCGTCACCCGGGAGCGCACGGCGACCTTCGCCCCCGCCCCCGGCGTCGGCCGACTGCGGCCCGGCGCCCGCACCCGTACTCCCGGCCTCAGTCTGGCCGGAGCTTGGACGGCCACCGGCTGGCCCGCGACGATGGAGGGTGCCGTCCGCAGCGGGTTCAGCGCAACGGACGCCGCGCTCCGGACGCTCGGCCGCACCCATGAACATCCGCTGCAGGAGGCGGCATGA
- the hpnD gene encoding presqualene diphosphate synthase HpnD, with translation MSAPVQAAYSYCEAVTGQQARNFAYGIRLLPAEKRQAMSALYAFSRRVDDIGDGELEPETKRTRLESTRTLLDRIRNGVIDEDDTDPVAVALADAARRFPLPLGGLDELIDGVLMDVRGATYETWDDLKVYCRCVAGAIGRLSLGVFGTEPGAPGADRAAEYADTLGLALQLTNILRDVREDAGNGRTYLPADDLAKFGCSAGFHRATPPPGADFAGLVHFEVRRARALFAEGYRLLPMLDRRSGACVAAMAGIYRRLLDRIERDPEAVLRGRVSLPGHEKAYVAVRGLSGLDARYISRRTSRGRV, from the coding sequence ATGTCGGCACCGGTACAGGCCGCATACAGTTACTGCGAGGCGGTCACCGGACAGCAGGCGCGTAACTTCGCGTACGGCATCAGGCTGCTGCCGGCCGAGAAGCGACAGGCCATGTCGGCGCTGTACGCCTTCTCCCGTCGTGTCGACGACATCGGTGACGGCGAGTTGGAGCCGGAGACCAAGCGGACCCGCCTGGAGAGCACCCGCACACTGCTGGACCGGATCCGCAACGGCGTGATCGACGAGGACGACACCGACCCGGTGGCCGTCGCGCTCGCCGACGCCGCGCGCAGATTCCCGCTCCCGCTCGGCGGGCTCGACGAACTCATCGACGGCGTGCTGATGGATGTGCGCGGTGCGACGTACGAGACCTGGGACGATCTCAAGGTCTACTGCCGCTGTGTCGCGGGCGCCATCGGCCGTCTCAGCCTGGGCGTCTTCGGTACGGAACCGGGCGCTCCCGGCGCCGACCGGGCCGCGGAGTACGCCGACACGCTCGGCCTCGCGCTCCAGCTGACCAACATTCTGCGCGACGTACGCGAGGACGCGGGCAACGGGCGTACATATCTGCCCGCCGACGACCTCGCCAAGTTCGGCTGCTCGGCCGGCTTCCACCGGGCCACCCCGCCGCCCGGCGCCGACTTCGCCGGCCTGGTCCACTTCGAGGTACGGCGTGCCCGTGCCCTGTTCGCCGAGGGATACCGGCTGCTGCCGATGCTGGACCGGCGCAGCGGTGCCTGTGTCGCGGCCATGGCGGGCATCTACCGGCGGCTACTCGACCGGATCGAGCGCGACCCCGAGGCGGTGCTGCGCGGCCGGGTCTCGCTGCCCGGCCACGAGAAGGCGTATGTCGCGGTGCGTGGACTGTCGGGCCTCGACGCGCGATACATTTCCCGCCGCACGTCCAGGGGGCGTGTCTGA
- the hpnC gene encoding squalene synthase HpnC has product MTRTQQAHPDAAVPSTLDKAADENFPVAPFFLPRAWRDDLMAVYGYARLVDDIGDGDLAPGGADARHLGLDPAQTEDRLAMLDAFEADLHRVFGTAGDGPRHPLLRALRPTVRRCALTPDPFLGLIEANRQDQKVRRYGTYEDLVSYCELSANPVGRLVLQITGTASPERIRRSDAVCTALQIVEHLQDVAEDLGCDRIYLPADDMARFHVRETDLAAPSGGASVRSLVAYEAERARELLNEGTPLVGSVHGRLKLLLAGFVGGGRAALTAIAAAGFDVLPGPPKPTKPSLLREVGVVLRRARREG; this is encoded by the coding sequence GTGACCCGTACCCAGCAGGCGCACCCCGATGCGGCCGTGCCCAGCACCCTCGACAAGGCCGCGGACGAGAATTTCCCCGTAGCCCCCTTCTTTCTGCCGCGCGCCTGGCGCGACGACCTGATGGCCGTCTACGGCTACGCCCGTCTCGTCGACGACATCGGCGACGGCGATCTCGCCCCCGGCGGCGCGGACGCCCGCCATCTCGGGCTCGACCCGGCGCAGACCGAGGACCGGCTCGCCATGCTCGATGCCTTCGAGGCCGATCTGCACCGGGTCTTCGGCACCGCGGGCGACGGCCCGCGCCACCCCCTGCTGCGTGCCCTGCGCCCCACCGTGCGGCGTTGCGCGCTCACTCCCGATCCCTTCCTCGGCCTCATCGAGGCGAACCGGCAGGACCAGAAGGTCCGCCGCTACGGGACGTACGAGGACCTCGTCTCCTACTGCGAGCTCTCCGCCAACCCCGTGGGCCGACTTGTCCTGCAGATCACCGGAACAGCCAGCCCCGAACGCATCCGCCGCTCCGACGCCGTCTGTACGGCCCTGCAGATCGTCGAGCACCTCCAGGACGTCGCCGAGGATCTCGGCTGCGACCGGATCTATCTGCCCGCGGACGACATGGCCCGGTTCCATGTCCGCGAAACAGATCTGGCCGCCCCGTCGGGGGGCGCATCGGTGCGTTCACTGGTTGCGTACGAAGCAGAACGCGCTCGGGAACTGCTGAATGAAGGCACCCCCCTGGTGGGTAGCGTCCACGGCAGGCTCAAGCTGCTTCTCGCCGGATTCGTGGGAGGGGGGCGTGCCGCCCTCACCGCGATCGCGGCCGCCGGGTTCGACGTACTGCCCGGACCGCCCAAGCCCACCAAGCCCAGCCTGCTGCGCGAAGTGGGAGTTGTCTTGCGAAGAGCGCGTAGAGAGGGGTGA
- a CDS encoding ABC transporter ATP-binding protein encodes MADDNTSGRVPTVIADDVHIVYRVNGAGGGKGSATAALSRILRRGKGESRGVRKVHAVRGVSFTAYRGEAIGLIGTNGSGKSTLLRAIAGLLPTEHGKVYTDGQPSLLGVNAALMSDLTGERNVVLGGLAMGMSREEVRERYQGIVDFSGINEKGDFITLPMRTYSSGMAARLRFSIAAAKNHDVLMIDEALATGDRKFQIRSEKRIRELRKEAGTVFLVSHSNKSIRDTCDRVLWLEKGELLMDGPTDEVLKAYERETGK; translated from the coding sequence GTGGCTGACGACAACACTTCGGGGCGCGTCCCCACCGTCATCGCCGACGATGTGCACATCGTGTACCGGGTCAATGGCGCGGGCGGAGGCAAGGGCAGCGCCACTGCGGCGCTGAGCCGGATATTGCGCCGCGGCAAGGGCGAGTCGCGCGGTGTGCGGAAGGTGCACGCCGTCCGCGGAGTCTCCTTCACCGCCTACCGAGGCGAGGCCATCGGCCTGATCGGGACCAACGGCTCCGGCAAGTCGACCCTGCTGCGGGCCATCGCCGGTCTGTTGCCGACCGAGCACGGCAAGGTGTACACGGACGGCCAGCCGTCGTTGCTCGGTGTGAACGCGGCGCTGATGAGTGATCTGACCGGCGAGCGCAACGTGGTGCTCGGCGGTCTCGCGATGGGTATGTCGCGCGAGGAGGTCCGCGAGCGCTACCAGGGCATCGTCGACTTCTCCGGCATCAACGAGAAGGGCGACTTCATCACCCTTCCGATGCGGACGTACTCCTCCGGTATGGCCGCCCGGCTGCGTTTCTCCATCGCCGCCGCGAAGAACCACGACGTCCTCATGATCGACGAGGCGCTGGCGACCGGAGACCGCAAGTTCCAGATCCGCTCCGAAAAGCGCATCAGGGAGCTCCGCAAGGAAGCGGGCACCGTCTTCCTGGTCAGCCACAGCAACAAGTCCATCAGGGACACCTGCGACCGGGTGCTGTGGCTGGAAAAGGGCGAGCTGCTGATGGACGGACCGACGGACGAGGTCCTCAAAGCCTACGAGCGTGAGACCGGGAAATAG
- a CDS encoding ABC transporter permease: MSDTTHDGAVALSTPPSADDGLSAAEMATKYGLTVSGARPGLFEYIRQLWGRRHFIMAFSRAKLTAQYSQAKLGQLWQVATPLLNALVYYLIFGLILGTRKGMTQEVFIPFLVTGVFVFTFTQSSVMAGVRAISGNLGLVRALHFPRASLPISFSLQQLQQLLFSMIVLAVVAVAFGSYPGPSWLLILPALVMQFLFNTGLAMIMARLGSKTPDLAQLMPFVMRTWMYASGVMFSIPVMLKDKPDWIANVLQYNPAAIYMDLIRFALIDGYGSENLPSHVWVVALAWAVLVGVVGFVYFWKAEERYGRG, from the coding sequence GTGAGTGACACAACCCATGATGGTGCGGTCGCACTGAGCACCCCACCATCCGCCGACGACGGCCTGAGCGCGGCCGAGATGGCCACCAAGTACGGCCTGACGGTGAGCGGCGCCCGGCCAGGGCTCTTCGAGTACATCCGGCAGCTCTGGGGCCGACGCCACTTCATCATGGCGTTCTCCAGGGCGAAGCTGACCGCCCAGTACAGCCAGGCGAAGCTCGGCCAGCTGTGGCAGGTGGCCACACCGCTGCTCAACGCCCTGGTCTACTACCTGATCTTCGGGCTGATCCTGGGTACCAGGAAGGGGATGACCCAGGAGGTCTTCATCCCGTTCCTGGTGACCGGTGTCTTTGTCTTCACCTTCACCCAGAGCTCGGTGATGGCGGGTGTGCGGGCCATCTCCGGCAACCTCGGACTGGTCCGGGCGCTGCACTTCCCGCGCGCCTCGCTGCCCATCTCGTTCTCGCTGCAGCAGCTCCAGCAGCTGCTGTTCTCGATGATCGTGCTCGCGGTCGTGGCCGTCGCCTTCGGAAGCTATCCGGGTCCCTCCTGGCTGCTGATTCTCCCGGCGCTGGTGATGCAGTTCCTCTTCAACACCGGCCTGGCGATGATCATGGCCAGGCTCGGCAGCAAGACCCCCGACCTCGCCCAGCTGATGCCGTTCGTGATGCGGACCTGGATGTACGCGTCGGGCGTCATGTTCTCCATTCCGGTGATGCTCAAGGACAAGCCGGACTGGATCGCCAACGTGCTCCAGTACAACCCGGCGGCCATCTACATGGACCTGATCCGCTTCGCGCTCATCGACGGCTACGGCTCGGAGAACCTGCCGTCGCACGTCTGGGTCGTGGCGCTCGCCTGGGCGGTCCTCGTCGGCGTCGTGGGCTTTGTGTACTTCTGGAAGGCAGAGGAACGGTACGGCCGTGGCTGA
- a CDS encoding glycosyltransferase family 2 protein — MKLGAVIITMGNRPEELRALLDSVAKQDGDRIEVVVVGNGAPVPEVPAGVRTVELPENLGIPGGRNVGIEAFGPSGADVDALLFLDDDGLLPLTDTAELCRQAFEADPELGIISFRIADPDTGVTQRRHVPRLRAADPMRSSRVTTFLGGANAVRSKVIAEVGPLPGQFFYAHEETDLAWRALDAGWMIDYRADMVLNHPTTAPSRHAVYHRMVARNRVWLARRNLPAPLVPVYLGVWLLLTLLRKPSGPALKAWFGGFREGWSTPCGTRRPMRWRTVWRLTRLGRPPVI; from the coding sequence ATGAAGCTCGGCGCGGTCATCATCACGATGGGCAACCGTCCCGAAGAGCTGCGCGCCCTCCTCGATTCGGTCGCCAAGCAGGACGGCGACCGAATCGAAGTGGTGGTCGTCGGCAACGGCGCCCCCGTACCGGAGGTCCCCGCGGGCGTACGCACCGTCGAGCTGCCCGAGAACCTCGGCATCCCGGGCGGTCGCAACGTCGGGATCGAGGCCTTCGGCCCGTCCGGCGCCGATGTGGACGCTCTGCTCTTCCTCGACGACGACGGACTGCTGCCGCTCACGGACACCGCCGAGCTGTGCCGGCAGGCGTTCGAGGCCGATCCCGAGCTGGGCATCATCAGCTTTCGTATCGCCGACCCCGACACGGGCGTCACCCAGCGCCGCCATGTGCCGCGGCTGCGTGCCGCCGATCCGATGCGCTCCTCGCGCGTGACGACCTTCCTCGGTGGCGCCAACGCCGTACGCAGCAAGGTCATCGCCGAGGTCGGGCCGCTGCCCGGCCAGTTCTTCTACGCGCACGAGGAGACCGATCTCGCCTGGCGGGCACTGGACGCCGGCTGGATGATCGACTACCGCGCGGACATGGTTCTCAACCACCCGACGACCGCCCCGTCGCGGCACGCGGTGTACCACCGCATGGTGGCCCGCAACCGGGTCTGGCTTGCCCGGCGCAATCTGCCGGCGCCGCTGGTCCCCGTCTACCTCGGCGTGTGGCTGCTGCTGACCCTGCTGCGCAAGCCCTCCGGCCCGGCTCTCAAGGCATGGTTCGGCGGCTTCCGGGAAGGCTGGTCCACGCCGTGCGGAACCCGCCGTCCGATGAGGTGGCGCACGGTATGGCGGCTGACCAGACTCGGCCGCCCTCCCGTGATCTGA